In Nocardioides cavernae, a single genomic region encodes these proteins:
- a CDS encoding FAD-dependent oxidoreductase, translating to MTGPRRVLVVGADAAGMGAAHQALRTAARRGEELAVTALDAGSHTSYSACGIPYWMAGDVGSGDDLVARTAEEHRKAGIDLRLHTEVVAADLAARTVTTAAGDVLEYDDLVVATGAPAVVPDWALRPDGTSYDGVGVVKTLDDGAAWVRSFARVGPGAHVVVVGAGYVGVEVAEAALDQGFAVTVLTRTRGMGMLEDEMSERVNSGLVDAGVELVLGAEVTGLELDGDRVTGVRWAGGSREADLVVVAIGVRPATDFLAGSGLEMTDEGALRPDPHGRVADHVWAAGDCCEVRRRIDDQWVFRPLGTHAAKHARALGDSLAGGDLSFGGMVDTSITRFSAGGVHLEIARTGLSRSDAETAGLDPVALVTDGTTAAGYMPEAEPIAIWVMADRATRRLLGVQVVGGHGAGKRIDTAAAVLWAGGSVDDLAWMDLSYAPPFATTWEVLQIAARRVAERL from the coding sequence ATGACAGGCCCGCGCCGCGTCCTCGTCGTCGGCGCAGACGCCGCCGGCATGGGGGCGGCCCACCAGGCCCTCCGCACGGCCGCGCGGAGGGGCGAGGAGCTGGCCGTCACGGCCCTCGATGCAGGCAGCCACACGTCCTACAGCGCCTGCGGGATCCCCTACTGGATGGCCGGCGACGTGGGCAGCGGTGACGACCTCGTGGCCCGCACGGCCGAGGAGCACCGGAAGGCCGGGATCGACCTGCGGCTCCACACCGAGGTCGTCGCGGCCGACCTCGCGGCCCGCACGGTGACGACGGCCGCGGGTGACGTGCTGGAGTACGACGACCTGGTGGTCGCGACCGGCGCTCCCGCTGTGGTGCCCGACTGGGCGCTACGCCCCGACGGGACGTCGTACGACGGTGTGGGCGTGGTCAAGACGCTCGACGACGGGGCCGCGTGGGTGCGCAGCTTCGCCCGCGTCGGACCGGGCGCGCACGTGGTGGTCGTGGGCGCCGGCTACGTGGGCGTCGAGGTCGCCGAGGCGGCGCTCGACCAAGGCTTCGCCGTCACCGTCCTGACCCGCACGCGCGGCATGGGGATGCTCGAGGACGAGATGTCAGAGCGGGTCAACTCCGGCCTCGTCGACGCCGGTGTCGAGCTGGTGCTCGGGGCCGAGGTCACGGGGCTCGAGCTCGACGGCGACCGGGTGACCGGCGTGCGCTGGGCGGGCGGCTCGCGGGAGGCTGACTTGGTCGTGGTGGCGATCGGCGTCCGGCCCGCCACCGACTTCCTCGCGGGCAGCGGCCTGGAGATGACCGACGAAGGAGCGCTGCGGCCCGACCCGCACGGACGGGTGGCCGACCACGTGTGGGCCGCGGGGGACTGCTGCGAGGTGCGCCGCCGGATCGACGACCAGTGGGTCTTCCGGCCCCTCGGCACCCACGCCGCCAAGCACGCCCGGGCGCTCGGCGACAGCCTGGCCGGGGGCGACCTCTCGTTCGGCGGGATGGTCGACACGTCGATCACCCGCTTCTCCGCGGGTGGGGTCCACCTCGAGATCGCGCGCACGGGCCTGTCCCGCTCCGACGCGGAGACCGCCGGGCTCGACCCGGTGGCGCTGGTCACCGACGGCACGACCGCCGCCGGCTACATGCCCGAGGCCGAGCCGATCGCCATCTGGGTGATGGCCGACCGTGCGACGCGGCGGCTCCTCGGCGTGCAGGTCGTCGGCGGGCACGGCGCCGGCAAGCGGATCGACACCGCGGCCGCCGTGCTGTGGGCGGGCGGCTCGGTCGACGACCTCGCCTGGATGGACCTGTCCTACGCCCCGCCGTTCGCGACCACCTGGGAGGTCCTGCAGATCGCGGCGCGCCGGGTCGCCGAGCGGCTCTGA
- a CDS encoding class E sortase has protein sequence MPGRAVALLAAAVVAVVSGCSGEASQRSGEGSTQAPRERRTTSVPTQTPAESTSTPSPASPTASASATEEPTEEPTEQPEAVPEPRRSFVTIPAIGLRDFPVVRYRGTPDDAPGTALQNAGEMASPRGPRGGTRPGEVGNYIVTGHRLTGTAPLRYSPSLSNGDRIQVRTGDTVFVYEVRRTRWTSFRQPASLRAQRAEVPGRPDETATQPMITLSTCATLEDHANGNYWSDEFDNPEHRIDKIGVLVATRPA, from the coding sequence GTGCCAGGACGAGCGGTCGCCCTCCTCGCCGCGGCCGTGGTCGCGGTGGTCTCCGGCTGCTCGGGCGAGGCCTCCCAGCGATCCGGCGAGGGCTCGACACAGGCGCCGCGCGAGCGTCGTACGACGAGCGTGCCCACGCAGACCCCCGCCGAGTCCACCAGCACGCCCAGCCCGGCCAGTCCGACTGCGTCCGCCTCGGCCACCGAGGAGCCGACCGAGGAGCCGACCGAGCAGCCGGAGGCGGTCCCCGAGCCGCGTCGCTCGTTCGTCACCATCCCGGCGATCGGCCTGCGGGACTTCCCGGTCGTGCGCTACCGCGGGACACCCGACGACGCCCCCGGGACCGCCCTGCAGAACGCCGGCGAGATGGCCTCGCCGCGTGGACCGCGCGGCGGCACCCGGCCCGGCGAGGTCGGCAACTACATCGTGACCGGGCACCGGCTGACCGGGACCGCTCCCCTGCGCTACTCGCCGTCGCTGTCGAACGGGGACCGGATCCAGGTGCGCACGGGCGACACCGTGTTCGTCTACGAGGTGCGCCGCACCCGCTGGACGTCGTTCCGGCAGCCGGCCTCGCTCCGCGCACAGCGGGCCGAGGTGCCGGGGCGACCGGACGAGACGGCCACGCAGCCGATGATCACCCTCTCCACCTGCGCGACGCTCGAGGACCACGCCAACGGCAACTACTGGTCCGACGAGTTCGACAACCCCGAGCACCGCATCGACAAGATCGGCGTCCTGGTCGCGACCCGCCCCGCCTGA
- a CDS encoding phosphotransferase has translation MPDTSELTTRWRDPAFLEAAQAWIADRLAEQGRSVVGTVEQPHVTDWSTVLRVPTDGGPVWFKANDDAMRHEAAVTALVAPLSDGRVPMPLASDPHTGWLLLADAGPRLRDVIAEERSLERWLDVLEAYARVQLACEDEVDALLAAGLPDCRLTTLPGAYDALLARLDGADPRLPGADAIADLCDRLAAFGIRETVQHDDLHDGQVFLGTGVHQVLDWGDACVSHPFFTLAVTLEGVIAWGVDDVAGSEDLEPHLAAYLRPYAERYPLTDAELREAARLAMRLGWVCRAVNGALPQDPGGTHTRLGMFLAVET, from the coding sequence ATGCCCGACACGTCCGAGCTCACCACCAGGTGGCGCGACCCCGCCTTCCTCGAGGCCGCGCAGGCGTGGATCGCGGACCGGCTCGCGGAGCAGGGCCGCTCCGTCGTGGGCACGGTCGAGCAGCCGCACGTGACCGACTGGTCGACCGTCCTGCGGGTGCCGACGGACGGCGGACCGGTCTGGTTCAAGGCCAACGACGACGCGATGCGCCACGAGGCGGCCGTCACCGCACTGGTCGCGCCGCTCTCCGACGGCCGGGTGCCGATGCCGCTCGCCAGCGACCCGCACACCGGGTGGCTGCTGCTCGCGGACGCCGGGCCTCGCCTGCGTGACGTGATCGCCGAGGAGCGCAGCCTGGAGCGTTGGCTCGACGTGCTGGAGGCGTACGCCCGGGTCCAGCTCGCGTGCGAGGACGAGGTCGACGCGCTGCTCGCCGCCGGGCTGCCCGACTGCCGACTGACGACGCTGCCCGGGGCGTACGACGCTCTCCTCGCCCGGCTCGACGGTGCCGACCCGCGGCTGCCGGGCGCCGACGCGATCGCCGACCTCTGCGACCGGCTCGCCGCCTTCGGCATCCGGGAGACCGTCCAGCACGACGACCTCCACGACGGGCAGGTGTTCCTCGGCACGGGCGTGCACCAGGTGCTCGACTGGGGCGACGCCTGCGTCTCCCACCCCTTCTTCACCCTCGCGGTGACGCTCGAGGGCGTCATCGCGTGGGGCGTCGACGACGTGGCGGGGTCCGAGGACCTCGAGCCGCACCTGGCGGCGTACCTGCGTCCCTACGCCGAGCGCTACCCGTTGACCGACGCCGAGCTGCGCGAGGCCGCGCGCCTCGCGATGCGCCTGGGCTGGGTGTGCCGTGCGGTCAACGGCGCGCTGCCCCAGGACCCGGGCGGGACGCACACCCGGCTGGGGATGTTCCTGGCCGTCGAGACCTAG
- a CDS encoding cytochrome P450 gives MTSSLRGAAFKLALSTARRVPYVRRVPASIRFPLQRDGVDPIARLAATRERGEVVRFASLLGTRVWLVTGYDAARAVLADSASFANDVRDIIGRQDRAPAERIGGLGMTDQPDHGRLRGVLTPWFTRRRLADLQDDIDRVVDAALDDMAAHGPVVDLVERFGFQVPFGVICDLLGMPEVDRAEFRQHGAARFDLRDAGVGIFDTAAGTRQFLIDLVASERRSPHLPDGLIARMVADHGADFDDIELGGLADGVFLGGYETSASMLSLGTWVLLQHPASWDALRRGETADVDRVVEELLRFVCPVQMAFPRIARHQVTVGDQVVQQGDIVLVSLTGAERDPAHRIHPEQFDPTSAAAGTLAFGHGLHRCLGAELARMELRTALVALARRFPDLALACDPADLQFTELAIVHGVQALPVRLG, from the coding sequence ATGACTTCCTCGCTGCGCGGCGCCGCCTTCAAGCTCGCGCTGTCGACCGCGCGTCGCGTGCCCTACGTGCGTCGGGTCCCGGCGAGCATCAGGTTCCCGCTCCAGCGCGACGGTGTCGACCCGATCGCCCGGCTGGCGGCGACGCGCGAACGCGGCGAGGTGGTGCGCTTCGCGAGCCTGCTGGGCACCCGGGTCTGGCTGGTCACGGGGTACGACGCCGCGCGGGCCGTGCTGGCCGACTCCGCGTCGTTCGCCAACGACGTGCGCGACATCATCGGCCGTCAGGACCGGGCCCCGGCCGAGCGGATCGGCGGGCTCGGCATGACCGACCAGCCCGACCACGGACGCCTGCGCGGCGTGCTCACGCCCTGGTTCACCCGCCGTCGGTTGGCCGATCTCCAGGACGACATCGACCGCGTCGTCGACGCCGCGCTCGACGACATGGCCGCCCACGGGCCGGTGGTCGACCTCGTCGAGCGGTTCGGCTTCCAGGTCCCCTTCGGGGTGATCTGCGACCTGCTCGGCATGCCCGAGGTCGACCGCGCGGAGTTCCGGCAGCACGGCGCTGCCCGCTTCGACCTGCGCGACGCGGGTGTCGGCATCTTCGACACCGCCGCCGGCACCCGGCAGTTCCTCATCGACCTGGTCGCGTCCGAGCGCCGGTCCCCGCACCTGCCGGACGGCCTGATCGCCCGGATGGTCGCCGACCACGGCGCCGACTTCGACGACATCGAGCTGGGCGGCCTGGCCGACGGGGTCTTCCTCGGCGGCTACGAGACCAGCGCCAGCATGCTCTCGCTCGGCACGTGGGTGCTGCTCCAGCACCCGGCGTCGTGGGACGCGCTGCGTCGCGGCGAGACGGCAGACGTCGACCGCGTGGTCGAGGAGCTGCTGCGCTTCGTGTGCCCCGTGCAGATGGCGTTCCCCCGGATCGCGCGCCACCAGGTCACGGTCGGCGACCAGGTCGTCCAGCAGGGCGACATCGTCCTCGTCTCGCTGACCGGCGCCGAGCGCGACCCGGCCCACCGCATCCACCCCGAGCAGTTCGACCCGACCTCCGCTGCCGCTGGCACCCTCGCCTTCGGCCACGGGCTGCACCGGTGCCTCGGCGCGGAGCTCGCCCGCATGGAGCTGCGCACCGCGCTCGTCGCGCTCGCCCGCCGCTTCCCGGACCTCGCGCTCGCCTGCGACCCCGCCGACCTGCAGTTCACCGAGCTCGCCATCGTCCACGGCGTGCAGGCGCTGCCCGTCCGGCTCGGCTGA
- the mgrA gene encoding L-glyceraldehyde 3-phosphate reductase, producing the protein MAYDAAPDRYDDTTGMHYRRTGRGGLKLPALSLGLWQNFGTDRPEETQRAILRRAFDRGVTHFDLANNYGPPYGRAEENVGRYLADDFSPYRDELVISTKAGYDMWPGPYGQGGGSRKYVLASLDQSLARMGLDYVDIFYSHRFDPETPVEETMTALDTAVRSGRALYAGISSYSPERTREAATIARELGTPLLIHQPSYSMLNRWIEGGLLDELEEQGMGCIVFTALAQGLLTDRYLDGVPADSRAARDGSTIAGFDDETLGRVRSLNAIAEGRGQKLAQLALQWVLRDDRVTSAVIGASSVEQLDTNLDALEAPPLTEAELAEIDRFAVDSGVNLWAKQTEE; encoded by the coding sequence ATGGCCTACGACGCAGCCCCCGACAGGTACGACGACACCACCGGGATGCACTACCGGAGGACGGGCCGCGGCGGGTTGAAGCTGCCGGCGCTCTCCCTCGGCCTGTGGCAGAACTTCGGCACCGACCGGCCCGAGGAGACCCAGCGCGCGATCCTGCGCCGGGCCTTCGACCGCGGAGTCACCCACTTCGACCTCGCCAACAACTACGGACCGCCCTACGGTCGCGCGGAGGAGAACGTCGGCCGCTACCTCGCCGACGACTTCTCGCCCTACCGCGACGAGCTGGTGATCTCCACCAAGGCGGGCTACGACATGTGGCCGGGTCCCTACGGGCAGGGCGGCGGCTCCCGGAAGTACGTGCTGGCCTCGCTCGACCAGTCGCTCGCGCGGATGGGGCTCGACTACGTCGACATCTTCTACAGCCACCGCTTCGACCCCGAGACGCCCGTCGAGGAGACCATGACGGCACTCGACACGGCGGTGCGCTCGGGGCGCGCGCTCTACGCCGGCATCTCCTCCTACTCCCCGGAGCGGACGCGCGAGGCGGCCACGATCGCGCGTGAGCTCGGCACGCCGCTGCTGATCCACCAGCCGTCCTACTCGATGCTCAACCGCTGGATCGAGGGCGGGCTGCTCGACGAGCTCGAGGAGCAGGGGATGGGCTGCATCGTCTTCACCGCGCTGGCCCAGGGACTCCTCACCGACCGCTACCTCGACGGCGTCCCGGCCGACTCGCGCGCGGCCCGCGACGGCTCGACGATCGCGGGCTTCGACGACGAGACGCTCGGGCGCGTGCGATCCCTCAACGCCATCGCCGAGGGGCGCGGCCAGAAGCTCGCCCAGCTGGCGCTGCAGTGGGTGCTCCGCGACGACCGGGTGACCAGCGCGGTGATCGGTGCCTCCAGCGTCGAGCAGCTCGACACCAACCTCGACGCGCTCGAGGCGCCGCCGCTGACCGAGGCCGAGCTCGCCGAGATCGACCGCTTCGCCGTGGACTCGGGCGTGAACCTCTGGGCGAAGCAGACCGAGGAATGA
- a CDS encoding N-acetyltransferase: MHLELFTLAERPDLMDTFWDMETSWPEFMKHDPIGNGYYASLDHFREFVLVCVDESGRMVAKAHSVPFQLPEGELPDAGWDFAIRSGLLTELWGEEPDAVTAVEIAIEPGLQGSGLSGRIVAALRDNAGRLGFSELLAPVRPNGKTDVHEPMADYAARTRDDGLPVDPWLRVHVRAGGRIDRVAPRSMVIPGTVEEWRGWTGLPFDTTGPVVVPGALAPVMCDAEHGTATYVEPNVWVRHPTGG; this comes from the coding sequence ATGCACCTCGAGCTCTTCACCCTCGCCGAGCGTCCCGACCTCATGGACACCTTCTGGGACATGGAGACGTCGTGGCCGGAGTTCATGAAGCACGACCCCATCGGCAACGGCTACTACGCCTCACTCGACCACTTCCGGGAGTTCGTGCTCGTCTGCGTCGACGAGTCGGGCCGGATGGTCGCCAAGGCGCACTCGGTGCCGTTCCAGCTCCCCGAGGGCGAGCTGCCCGACGCCGGCTGGGACTTCGCCATCCGCAGCGGCCTGCTGACCGAGCTGTGGGGCGAGGAGCCCGATGCCGTCACCGCGGTCGAGATCGCGATCGAGCCGGGCCTGCAGGGGTCAGGCCTGTCCGGGCGGATCGTCGCCGCGCTGCGCGACAACGCCGGTCGGCTCGGCTTCTCCGAGCTGCTGGCGCCGGTGCGGCCCAACGGCAAGACCGATGTGCACGAGCCGATGGCGGACTACGCCGCCCGCACCCGGGACGACGGCCTGCCGGTCGACCCGTGGTTGCGCGTCCACGTCCGAGCCGGCGGGCGCATCGACCGGGTGGCGCCGCGCTCGATGGTCATCCCCGGCACGGTCGAGGAGTGGCGCGGGTGGACCGGGCTGCCGTTCGACACGACCGGCCCCGTCGTCGTACCCGGTGCCCTGGCGCCGGTCATGTGCGACGCCGAGCACGGCACGGCGACGTACGTCGAGCCCAACGTCTGGGTCAGGCACCCCACCGGCGGGTGA